The following proteins come from a genomic window of Flavobacterium crocinum:
- a CDS encoding ATP-binding protein, with protein sequence MIPKRIPFSLYIILIFIVFFACQNTKKNTAKITNDKVKIEKIIHSADLFYKNKKLDSAFYFYNKARTKCNPNEDVKSYIYCMYYMAEIQQAYQDFIGSNKTAAETIPYLNKIKEPNYVWNIYSVLGRNHFYTYDYPTAMYYYSKAFTLQTDKINKLEAKNNIAVIYLKQQEFSKALSIFHSLSNEKLVQQNPQNYSKILDYIGYCYFKLNSPKALSFFEKSIKIKSQQNDTNGLGKTYYNLCEYYQNQNADLAMKYAKLSYKNYTLSGNTDDSLLALQFIIENNSSHIESKKNALIYINISDSIYMERQKAKNQLAKIKYDSKNEKEENLKLSAQKIKHELQLAKQESRNIAFYIIIIVASCLIVFLYFFLTVRANRQKIEATYKSETRISKKLHDELANDIYHVLAFAENRNLSSEENRNHLLKRLEDIYSRTTNISKDNNLATSFQNFSTSFKEMISSFNTPQINLLINGLDCICWSEIDKDKKTVVYRSVQELLVNMKKHSDASLVAITFKELDNFIILNYIDNGKGTDKNKMVLKNGLHNIENRIYSIKGGIEIYSDLGEGFKVQIKFPV encoded by the coding sequence ATGATACCAAAAAGAATACCATTTTCACTATATATAATTCTAATTTTTATAGTTTTTTTTGCCTGTCAAAACACAAAAAAAAATACGGCGAAAATTACAAATGATAAGGTCAAAATAGAAAAGATAATACATTCAGCTGATTTATTCTACAAGAATAAAAAGTTAGATAGCGCATTTTATTTTTACAATAAAGCGAGAACAAAATGCAATCCTAATGAAGATGTAAAAAGTTACATTTATTGTATGTATTACATGGCCGAAATTCAACAAGCTTATCAAGATTTTATTGGAAGCAATAAGACAGCTGCAGAAACAATCCCTTACTTAAATAAAATAAAAGAACCTAATTATGTATGGAACATCTATAGTGTTTTAGGAAGAAATCATTTTTACACATATGATTATCCAACTGCTATGTATTATTATTCTAAAGCATTTACCCTTCAGACTGATAAGATTAACAAACTTGAGGCAAAAAATAATATTGCAGTTATTTATCTAAAACAGCAAGAATTTAGCAAAGCGCTTTCTATTTTCCATTCATTAAGCAATGAAAAACTTGTTCAGCAAAATCCCCAAAATTATTCTAAAATACTGGATTATATAGGCTACTGCTATTTCAAACTTAATTCTCCTAAAGCTTTGTCGTTTTTTGAGAAGAGCATAAAAATAAAGTCACAGCAAAATGACACTAATGGTTTAGGCAAAACGTACTACAATCTTTGTGAATATTATCAAAATCAAAATGCTGATCTAGCAATGAAGTATGCAAAATTAAGCTATAAAAATTATACTTTATCCGGAAACACCGATGATAGCTTACTTGCTTTACAATTCATTATAGAAAATAATAGCTCGCACATTGAATCTAAAAAAAATGCGCTTATTTATATAAATATATCAGACAGCATTTATATGGAAAGGCAAAAAGCTAAAAATCAGCTTGCAAAAATCAAATATGACTCTAAAAATGAAAAAGAGGAAAATTTAAAATTAAGCGCTCAAAAAATTAAACACGAGCTTCAATTAGCCAAACAAGAAAGCAGAAATATTGCTTTTTACATCATAATTATCGTAGCGTCTTGCCTAATTGTCTTTCTTTATTTTTTTCTAACAGTAAGAGCAAATCGTCAAAAAATCGAAGCTACTTACAAAAGTGAAACTAGAATTTCAAAGAAATTACATGATGAACTTGCTAATGATATTTACCATGTACTTGCATTTGCAGAGAACAGAAATCTTTCTTCAGAAGAAAACAGGAATCATTTATTAAAACGATTAGAAGATATTTATTCACGAACAACAAATATTTCGAAGGATAATAATCTAGCAACAAGTTTTCAAAATTTTAGCACTTCTTTCAAAGAGATGATTTCTAGTTTTAATACCCCTCAAATTAATCTTTTAATAAATGGCTTGGATTGTATTTGTTGGAGCGAAATTGATAAAGACAAAAAAACAGTGGTTTATCGTTCAGTACAGGAATTGCTTGTAAACATGAAAAAACACAGTGATGCAAGCCTTGTCGCAATAACTTTTAAGGAGTTAGACAATTTCATAATCCTAAATTATATTGATAATGGGAAAGGAACTGACAAAAATAAAATGGTTTTAAAAAATGGTTTACACAATATCGAGAATCGAATTTATTCTATTAAAGGCGGAATTGAAATTTATTCAGATTTAGGAGAAGGTTTTAAAGTACAAATTAAATTCCCTGTATAA
- a CDS encoding ATP-binding protein: protein MSKKIRNLFHKKIIFFCLLTCGVILAVYFSLKFSAPKKLPLSYSKSDPLPEIKQTLKKAHAFWDNERSDSAYFYFNKTRLLCEPKENYADYYVESLNYIAEILQRHGDYNEVETTLVKAFPYLDKTTNVKYAVNAYTFMAYNYHSTFDYEKALYYHKKALKKAFSTFRKSRIISEIAFIYMEQGRYQEAIDLLEPIAWLNIEDKITPSNTAFQRTAKLYNLGLSYLYLGGHKQEAFDCFNESLKVALTLNDDYELITCYYAFYKYYKKYNNPELKKINIEKAYYYAKKSNSKSYEISMLGYLIEADNAANSKNHFKAYSRMLDSLTVSRKKAKNQFADIIYNSQKDKGENLELKNLKVENELKLQRQKNRSYISYVVISFSLFILLFLIYHITSKSKREKNDAIFKSEMRISNQLDNELNLNIFQTLLFVQNNDLENKENKEMLLNNLNIIYSKTRNISRENSKIPTDERYLTVLKEMISEYKTENVNIILNGFDTISWNSIDKNKKIILYRILQELLFNMKKSDSSSLVSIIVKETGKKIAIQYTDNSSEINSENNILEKRLQNVENRIKTIKGTLNFDTALEKAFKINFSFPI, encoded by the coding sequence ATGTCAAAAAAAATACGCAACCTTTTCCACAAAAAAATCATCTTTTTCTGCCTGTTAACTTGCGGAGTAATTCTAGCTGTTTATTTTTCTCTGAAATTTTCGGCTCCTAAAAAACTACCCTTAAGTTATAGCAAAAGCGATCCCTTACCAGAAATAAAACAAACACTGAAAAAGGCACATGCTTTTTGGGACAATGAAAGAAGTGACAGTGCTTATTTTTATTTTAATAAAACTCGATTATTATGTGAACCAAAAGAGAATTATGCCGACTATTATGTGGAATCGCTAAACTATATTGCAGAGATCTTACAAAGACATGGCGATTATAATGAAGTTGAAACTACACTCGTAAAAGCTTTTCCATACTTAGACAAGACAACTAATGTGAAGTATGCTGTTAATGCTTATACATTTATGGCGTATAATTATCATTCTACTTTCGACTATGAAAAAGCACTATATTATCATAAAAAAGCATTAAAAAAGGCCTTCTCTACATTTAGAAAATCACGTATAATATCTGAAATTGCCTTTATTTACATGGAACAAGGAAGATATCAGGAGGCTATAGACCTACTAGAACCGATAGCCTGGCTGAATATCGAGGACAAAATTACTCCTTCAAATACAGCTTTTCAACGTACCGCTAAATTATATAATTTGGGGCTTTCCTACCTCTATCTTGGTGGTCATAAGCAAGAAGCTTTTGATTGCTTTAATGAAAGTCTAAAAGTAGCTCTTACTTTAAATGATGACTACGAACTAATTACCTGTTATTATGCTTTTTATAAATATTACAAAAAATATAATAATCCTGAGCTCAAAAAAATTAATATAGAGAAAGCTTATTATTATGCCAAAAAGTCAAATTCTAAATCCTACGAAATTAGTATGTTAGGCTATTTAATTGAGGCCGACAATGCTGCAAACTCTAAAAATCATTTCAAAGCTTACAGTAGAATGCTTGATAGTCTTACTGTTAGTAGAAAAAAAGCAAAAAATCAGTTCGCAGATATTATATATAATTCACAGAAGGATAAGGGCGAAAACTTAGAACTTAAAAATCTTAAGGTCGAAAACGAGCTAAAACTTCAAAGACAAAAAAACAGAAGTTATATCTCTTATGTAGTAATCTCTTTTAGTTTATTCATATTACTTTTTTTAATATACCATATCACTTCTAAAAGTAAACGGGAAAAAAATGATGCGATTTTTAAAAGCGAAATGAGAATATCAAATCAACTGGATAATGAACTTAACTTAAATATATTTCAAACTTTATTATTTGTTCAGAATAATGATTTAGAAAACAAAGAAAATAAGGAAATGCTTCTTAATAATTTGAATATTATTTACTCTAAAACCAGGAATATATCAAGAGAAAACAGCAAAATCCCAACAGATGAAAGATACCTGACTGTTTTAAAAGAAATGATTTCAGAATACAAAACTGAAAATGTAAATATCATATTAAATGGCTTTGATACTATATCCTGGAATTCAATTGACAAAAACAAAAAAATAATACTGTACAGAATTTTACAAGAATTATTATTCAACATGAAAAAATCTGATAGCTCAAGTCTGGTAAGTATAATTGTAAAAGAAACAGGCAAAAAAATAGCAATTCAATACACTGACAATAGTAGTGAAATCAATTCAGAAAATAATATTTTAGAAAAAAGACTACAAAATGTGGAAAACCGTATTAAAACAATAAAAGGAACTCTTAATTTTGATACAGCGTTAGAAAAAGCGTTTAAAATAAATTTCTCATTTCCTATATAA
- a CDS encoding DNA-binding transcriptional response regulator, with amino-acid sequence MFKKVLVAEDLDSISIAVVQVLEDLQVPVIDHVKYCDEALLKIKKALLEKEPYDLLISDLSFKSDHRKAILNSGDELIEAANKVQPTLKKIVFSIEDKSYRIKSLFNDLGISAYVSKGRNSIAELKNAIVSTYNNEEKIVSSDLSFSFNDKALIEIESYDISILKLLSQGYILESISKEFKDLAITPNGTSSIEKRINKLKIYFKANNNVHLIAIAKDFGLV; translated from the coding sequence ATGTTTAAGAAAGTTTTAGTTGCCGAAGATTTAGATAGTATCAGTATTGCAGTTGTTCAAGTGCTGGAAGATTTGCAAGTTCCTGTAATTGATCATGTAAAATACTGTGATGAAGCTTTACTCAAAATAAAAAAAGCTTTACTGGAAAAAGAGCCATATGATTTATTAATTAGCGATTTGTCTTTTAAATCAGATCATAGAAAAGCAATATTAAACAGCGGAGATGAGTTAATTGAAGCTGCTAATAAAGTTCAGCCTACATTAAAGAAAATCGTGTTTTCTATTGAAGATAAAAGCTACAGAATCAAATCTCTTTTTAACGATCTGGGAATAAGCGCCTATGTTTCTAAAGGAAGAAACAGTATCGCTGAACTAAAAAATGCTATTGTAAGCACCTACAACAACGAAGAAAAAATTGTTTCTTCTGATTTATCATTTAGTTTTAATGATAAAGCTTTGATTGAAATTGAGTCTTATGATATCTCAATACTAAAACTTCTTTCACAAGGATATATTCTAGAAAGTATCTCAAAAGAATTTAAAGATTTGGCAATTACTCCAAATGGAACCAGCAGTATTGAAAAAAGAATTAACAAATTGAAAATCTACTTTAAAGCAAATAATAATGTACATCTTATAGCGATTGC